A window of the Desulfobotulus mexicanus genome harbors these coding sequences:
- a CDS encoding cold-shock protein has translation MAEGTVKWFNETKGFGFIATDSGQDVFVHFSAIQSSGFKTLQEGQRVQFDIVNGQKGPAADKVVPLG, from the coding sequence TTGGCAGAAGGCACTGTAAAATGGTTTAATGAGACAAAAGGTTTTGGATTCATTGCTACGGATTCCGGTCAGGACGTATTCGTACATTTTTCTGCAATCCAAAGCAGTGGTTTCAAAACGCTTCAGGAAGGTCAGAGAGTTCAGTTTGACATTGTTAACGGTCAAAAAGGCCCGGCTGCTGACAAGGTTGTACCTCTGGGTTAA
- a CDS encoding ComF family protein — MKDAVFPWLRLLGRGLLPHACRLCRAPLDWPDAGAEKSCLAPFFCSLCAQDLPPLVPPFCRICGLPFETGEGEHVCGHCLAHPPAFKMARAACHFEGNLMDIIHRFKYHGRTELAAPLGRMMAMTFDQYFRVIPHRVLSVPMTDKGLRKRGFNQAILLAKAFMDAMDWKPGAGPVLDTKSLVRLRHDVSQTGLGRAGRRANVRGAFGVRASMQGENVVLVDDVFTTGATVNACTRELLKAGASSVAVLTAGHRP, encoded by the coding sequence ATGAAAGATGCTGTATTCCCATGGCTCCGGCTTCTGGGCCGGGGCCTTTTGCCCCATGCCTGCAGGCTTTGCAGGGCACCTCTGGACTGGCCTGATGCCGGGGCAGAGAAGTCCTGTCTTGCCCCATTTTTCTGTTCTCTCTGTGCACAGGATCTTCCTCCCCTTGTTCCGCCATTCTGCAGGATCTGCGGACTTCCCTTTGAAACAGGTGAAGGAGAACATGTCTGCGGTCATTGCCTTGCCCATCCACCAGCCTTTAAAATGGCCAGGGCAGCCTGTCATTTTGAGGGCAATCTCATGGACATCATCCATCGCTTCAAGTACCACGGCCGGACCGAACTGGCAGCTCCCCTGGGCCGCATGATGGCCATGACCTTTGACCAGTACTTTAGAGTGATCCCCCATCGTGTCCTGTCAGTCCCCATGACGGATAAAGGTCTTCGTAAGCGGGGTTTCAATCAGGCCATACTTCTGGCAAAGGCCTTTATGGATGCCATGGACTGGAAGCCCGGAGCAGGGCCTGTGCTGGATACGAAAAGTCTTGTGCGTTTGCGCCATGATGTTTCACAGACCGGGCTTGGCAGGGCCGGAAGGCGGGCGAATGTCAGAGGAGCTTTTGGTGTAAGGGCTTCCATGCAGGGTGAGAATGTAGTACTTGTGGACGATGTGTTCACTACCGGTGCCACGGTCAATGCCTGCACCCGTGAACTGCTGAAGGCCGGAGCCAGTTCTGTGGCTGTGCTCACCGCAGGTCACCGACCGTGA
- a CDS encoding PadR family transcriptional regulator translates to MKFQDLLSGFIRLHVLHHAARHEICGQWMMDELAHHGYRLSPGTMYPMLHAMEKKGYLVSHQDQEGKTRRRLYRITEQGREGLGTAIVQMREFAGEAAGEDS, encoded by the coding sequence ATGAAATTTCAGGATCTGCTTTCAGGTTTTATACGTTTGCATGTGCTGCACCATGCGGCCCGGCATGAAATATGCGGCCAGTGGATGATGGATGAACTGGCTCACCATGGTTACAGGCTTAGTCCCGGTACCATGTATCCCATGCTCCATGCCATGGAAAAAAAAGGATACCTTGTGTCGCATCAGGATCAGGAGGGTAAAACCCGGCGCAGGCTGTACCGGATTACAGAACAGGGCAGGGAAGGGCTTGGGACTGCCATTGTTCAGATGCGAGAGTTTGCCGGAGAGGCTGCAGGAGAAGATTCCTAA
- the pyk gene encoding pyruvate kinase: protein MQKTKIICTIGPACSSENILEDMIRAGMRVARLNFSHGSHEDHGLMIRRIRAISKKLDIPVAILQDLCGPKIRVGKLPHEGVRLVAGSEIRLSTLEDAGEVIPVTYEGLARDVTVGDTLLLADGMMELLVLEKGAVEIGCRVVTGGVLTSGKGINLPSGTLKIPALTEKDRLDLEFGLGCGVDYVALSFVRSAEDIREVKTIVAAFGQDTPVIAKIEKHEALDNMVEILAEADAIMVARGDLGVEIPLENVPDIQKDLVRMANAVGKPVIIATQMMKSMVESPRPTRAEANDVANAVLDGTDALMLSEETAMGTFPVEAVQYMAKIAARAERIFPHERYREKPEDSGVPESVARASAMLADELDAAAVVAPTRSGFTAAQIARFRPRCPILALSPEAKVVQRLCLHWGCIPRLFEEEQDTDTMIEKAGNAALEAGLAKAGQSVILTAGHPIWQKGTTNMVKVRVL from the coding sequence ATGCAAAAAACAAAAATTATCTGTACCATAGGCCCTGCCTGTTCCAGTGAGAATATTCTTGAAGACATGATACGGGCGGGTATGCGGGTGGCCCGGTTAAATTTTTCCCACGGCAGCCATGAAGACCATGGTCTCATGATACGGCGTATCCGTGCCATATCTAAAAAATTAGATATACCCGTAGCCATTCTTCAGGATCTCTGCGGTCCTAAAATCCGGGTGGGCAAACTGCCCCATGAGGGAGTCCGCCTTGTGGCGGGTTCTGAAATCAGGCTTTCAACCCTGGAGGATGCCGGAGAGGTTATTCCCGTGACCTATGAGGGGCTTGCCCGGGATGTGACCGTGGGAGATACCCTGCTTCTGGCCGATGGCATGATGGAACTGCTTGTGCTGGAAAAAGGGGCTGTGGAAATTGGCTGCCGCGTGGTGACAGGCGGTGTGCTGACATCGGGTAAGGGCATTAATCTTCCCTCAGGCACCCTGAAAATTCCGGCTCTGACGGAAAAGGACAGGCTGGATCTGGAGTTTGGTCTTGGCTGCGGTGTGGATTATGTGGCCCTTTCCTTTGTGCGCAGCGCTGAAGATATCCGGGAAGTGAAGACCATTGTGGCTGCTTTCGGGCAGGATACTCCTGTGATTGCCAAGATAGAAAAACATGAAGCCCTGGATAATATGGTGGAAATTCTGGCGGAAGCTGATGCCATTATGGTGGCCAGGGGCGATCTGGGGGTGGAAATTCCCCTGGAAAACGTGCCAGACATCCAGAAAGATCTGGTACGCATGGCCAATGCGGTCGGAAAACCTGTGATCATAGCCACGCAGATGATGAAATCCATGGTGGAAAGCCCAAGACCCACAAGGGCCGAGGCCAATGACGTGGCCAATGCCGTACTGGACGGTACCGATGCCCTCATGCTTTCGGAAGAAACGGCCATGGGCACATTTCCCGTGGAAGCTGTGCAGTATATGGCAAAGATAGCGGCCCGTGCGGAAAGGATTTTTCCCCATGAACGTTACCGGGAAAAGCCCGAGGACTCAGGTGTACCGGAGTCCGTAGCCAGAGCTTCGGCCATGCTGGCCGACGAGCTGGATGCCGCTGCTGTGGTGGCACCCACCCGCAGCGGGTTTACTGCTGCCCAGATTGCCCGGTTCAGGCCCCGATGTCCCATTCTGGCCTTAAGCCCTGAGGCAAAGGTTGTGCAGCGGCTCTGTCTCCACTGGGGTTGCATACCAAGGCTCTTTGAAGAGGAGCAGGATACTGACACCATGATTGAAAAGGCTGGCAATGCGGCTCTGGAAGCAGGACTGGCTAAGGCAGGTCAGTCTGTTATTCTTACGGCAGGGCATCCCATCTGGCAGAAGGGAACAACCAATATGGTGAAGGTGCGGGTGCTTTAG
- a CDS encoding carbon-nitrogen family hydrolase: protein MGNITASVFQFDVIRGNISENRSIVMEALEQCPSGLVVLPEMWSCGFDYKNLKAHALVSEEILKDLSDMARRRSLVIVGSLPVFERGNIYNVAHVMDADGRLAGIYRKTHLFTAGGEGKGFAAGSSADVFETMAGPVGVMICYDLRFPELARTLMDKGARILAVPAQWPAARRTHWQTLARARAIENQLFVVAANRCGEDGELSYPGCSLIVSPTDQVLVDMGEGPGLATAELDFSLMDDYRKAIPCLKERRPEVYTP, encoded by the coding sequence ATGGGAAATATAACTGCCAGTGTTTTTCAGTTTGATGTGATAAGGGGAAATATAAGTGAAAACAGGTCCATTGTCATGGAGGCTCTGGAGCAATGTCCTTCCGGGCTTGTGGTGCTGCCGGAGATGTGGTCCTGTGGTTTTGATTATAAGAACCTCAAAGCCCACGCCCTTGTAAGTGAAGAAATTCTTAAGGACCTTTCGGACATGGCCCGTCGCCGCAGCCTTGTCATTGTGGGCAGTCTGCCCGTGTTTGAGAGGGGAAACATTTATAATGTTGCCCATGTCATGGACGCCGATGGTCGGCTGGCGGGTATTTACAGAAAAACCCATCTTTTTACGGCTGGAGGCGAGGGAAAAGGCTTTGCAGCCGGAAGTTCTGCCGATGTTTTTGAAACCATGGCAGGCCCTGTGGGAGTTATGATCTGCTATGATCTGCGTTTTCCGGAGCTTGCCAGAACTCTCATGGATAAAGGGGCCCGTATTCTGGCCGTTCCTGCCCAGTGGCCCGCTGCCCGCAGAACCCACTGGCAAACCCTGGCCCGGGCCAGAGCCATAGAAAATCAGCTTTTTGTGGTGGCCGCCAATCGCTGCGGAGAGGATGGGGAGCTAAGCTATCCGGGTTGCTCCCTCATTGTGTCTCCCACGGATCAGGTTCTTGTGGATATGGGAGAAGGGCCGGGCCTTGCCACGGCAGAGCTGGATTTTTCCCTCATGGATGATTACAGGAAGGCCATACCCTGCCTGAAGGAACGCAGGCCGGAGGTATATACCCCATGA
- the chrA gene encoding chromate efflux transporter — translation MKENKGWAAGVGEVLKAFGVLGITSFGGPIAHLSYFRNEFVDRRKWLSDKDYADLVAVCQFLPGPASSQVGFGLGLMRAGFMGGFAAWLAFTLPSALLLILFALGGVFLEGPVGMGLITGLKIVAVAIVAHAVWGMARTLCPDRVRASIALGAVVLVIAMGGATGQVLAIAGGALAGLWLCRGEGEASPGHLQVPVSRGGGLFCLVLFLLLLAGLPVAAQIWPVQGLLFVDAFYRAGALVFGGGHVVLPLLEAEVVQSGWVSPDAFLAGYGAAQAVPGPLFTFAAYLGMVGSGDLPALLAAGLALVCIFVPGFLLLLAVLPFWNHFRQMAGALSLMQGANAAVVGILGAALYHPVWTSAILGPHEFALALAAFVLLSVWKLPSWMVVLLTALGGLLLSFI, via the coding sequence ATGAAAGAAAATAAGGGTTGGGCTGCAGGTGTGGGAGAAGTGCTGAAGGCCTTTGGTGTGCTGGGTATCACCTCTTTTGGAGGCCCCATTGCCCACTTGAGCTACTTCCGCAATGAGTTCGTGGACCGGAGAAAGTGGCTCAGTGATAAGGACTATGCGGATCTTGTGGCCGTCTGCCAGTTTTTGCCCGGCCCTGCCAGCAGTCAGGTGGGTTTTGGGCTTGGGCTGATGCGTGCAGGATTCATGGGCGGCTTTGCCGCATGGCTGGCCTTTACCCTGCCTTCGGCCCTTCTTCTCATCCTCTTTGCTCTGGGAGGAGTTTTTCTGGAAGGCCCTGTGGGTATGGGGCTTATTACGGGACTTAAGATTGTGGCTGTGGCCATTGTGGCCCATGCGGTCTGGGGTATGGCCCGGACCCTGTGCCCGGACAGGGTTCGGGCATCCATTGCCCTTGGAGCTGTGGTGCTGGTCATTGCCATGGGAGGTGCCACGGGTCAGGTCCTGGCCATAGCGGGCGGTGCTCTGGCAGGTTTATGGCTGTGCCGGGGAGAAGGTGAGGCTTCTCCGGGCCATCTTCAGGTACCGGTATCCCGCGGCGGGGGACTGTTCTGTCTGGTGCTCTTTTTGCTGCTGCTGGCAGGATTACCTGTGGCGGCACAGATCTGGCCTGTACAGGGGCTTCTTTTTGTGGATGCCTTTTATCGTGCAGGAGCCCTTGTTTTTGGCGGGGGACATGTTGTTTTGCCGCTTCTGGAGGCTGAAGTGGTTCAGTCCGGCTGGGTGAGTCCGGATGCTTTTCTGGCCGGGTACGGAGCTGCTCAGGCGGTTCCCGGTCCTCTGTTTACCTTTGCCGCCTATCTGGGTATGGTGGGTAGTGGGGATCTGCCTGCTCTGCTGGCTGCAGGTCTGGCCCTTGTCTGTATTTTTGTGCCGGGCTTTCTTCTTCTGCTGGCAGTCCTGCCATTCTGGAACCATTTCCGTCAGATGGCTGGAGCCCTTTCTCTGATGCAGGGTGCCAATGCTGCAGTGGTTGGTATTCTTGGGGCTGCCCTGTACCATCCTGTATGGACCAGCGCCATACTGGGGCCCCATGAGTTTGCTCTGGCCCTTGCAGCCTTTGTACTTCTTTCCGTATGGAAGCTTCCTTCCTGGATGGTGGTTCTGCTGACAGCTCTGGGAGGTCTTCTGCTCTCTTTCATCTGA
- the holA gene encoding DNA polymerase III subunit delta, producing the protein MVEIRYTELSEVLRQQEKEGFSPVFLIHGESFLCDNAVEKLAAALGSREAFEALEGAQVRLRDALEEISTFSLFGSGKVVGLLGARIFDSGSEAQALAEKAEKAAQKGKTKQAIPFFLRYLALKGMTLESLVSTGGKKKKISEKDAWMQPLAETCLQKGLKVPDSMDEGELLLKAIEKGFSAGHHLLITVDQVDRRRVLYKKLAASACVVDCSVPSGNRRQDREARDEMMRECLVGVLGRAGKTIDPRAASRLLELTGFDLRMLVANLEKLADFAGDRKGITLKDVEEVLVRTRQDPIFVFTGAVADRNASEALFSLAGLIKDGMHPLQALSALVNQFRKLVTAMDFLISPAGKGWTRRMAYDGFTRFVLPALLDHEAALKAMRQEWDDSGEVAAKATDLGIAGNGKNPYPIYQTLLRAERFERRELEQAMAILAEADLRIKSGMDATKVLESAILRIGLGSGVA; encoded by the coding sequence ATGGTGGAAATTCGTTATACGGAGCTGTCTGAGGTTTTACGGCAGCAGGAGAAAGAGGGTTTTTCTCCTGTATTTCTGATACATGGTGAGTCCTTTCTCTGTGATAATGCCGTGGAAAAGCTTGCAGCTGCTCTTGGTTCCAGAGAAGCCTTTGAGGCTCTGGAAGGGGCACAGGTGAGGCTGCGGGATGCCCTGGAAGAGATCAGCACCTTTTCCCTTTTTGGCTCAGGCAAGGTTGTGGGATTGCTGGGGGCCCGTATTTTTGATTCCGGGAGTGAGGCCCAGGCACTGGCGGAAAAAGCCGAAAAAGCAGCCCAAAAGGGCAAAACGAAGCAGGCCATTCCTTTTTTTCTAAGATATCTGGCTTTGAAGGGCATGACTCTGGAATCCCTTGTATCCACGGGTGGAAAGAAAAAGAAGATTTCTGAAAAAGATGCATGGATGCAGCCTCTGGCAGAGACCTGCCTGCAAAAGGGTTTGAAAGTTCCTGATTCCATGGATGAAGGAGAACTCCTTTTAAAGGCCATTGAAAAGGGTTTTTCTGCAGGGCATCATTTGCTGATTACCGTGGATCAGGTGGACAGGCGCAGGGTGCTTTATAAAAAACTTGCCGCATCGGCCTGTGTGGTGGATTGCAGTGTGCCTTCGGGAAACCGGCGTCAGGACCGGGAAGCCAGGGACGAAATGATGCGGGAATGCCTTGTTGGGGTTCTTGGCAGGGCGGGTAAAACCATTGATCCCAGAGCTGCCAGCCGTCTTCTGGAGCTGACGGGTTTTGATCTGCGCATGCTTGTGGCCAACCTTGAAAAGCTGGCGGATTTTGCAGGGGATCGAAAGGGAATTACCCTTAAGGATGTGGAGGAAGTTCTTGTTCGTACCCGGCAGGATCCCATCTTCGTTTTTACGGGGGCCGTGGCGGACCGGAATGCCTCCGAAGCTCTTTTTTCCCTTGCCGGTCTCATTAAAGACGGTATGCATCCTTTACAGGCCCTTTCAGCACTGGTGAATCAGTTCAGAAAACTTGTGACGGCCATGGATTTTCTCATTTCTCCTGCGGGCAAAGGCTGGACCCGGCGCATGGCCTATGATGGTTTCACCCGTTTTGTTCTGCCCGCCCTTCTGGATCATGAGGCGGCCCTTAAAGCCATGCGTCAGGAATGGGACGATAGCGGTGAGGTGGCAGCCAAAGCAACGGATCTGGGAATTGCCGGGAACGGGAAAAATCCTTATCCCATTTATCAGACCCTTTTGCGGGCAGAGCGTTTTGAAAGGCGGGAGCTGGAGCAGGCCATGGCAATTCTTGCGGAAGCGGACCTGCGTATCAAGTCCGGCATGGATGCAACGAAGGTTCTTGAGTCTGCCATTCTGCGCATTGGTCTGGGTTCAGGGGTTGCATAA
- the pgeF gene encoding peptidoglycan editing factor PgeF, with product MIRPYTIDCLHIPGVVHGFFDRSGGVSLPPADSLNLAHGEDGEEVVSENRRRVLAFFGGDMDLVTLRQVHGNRVICVGAGDGRRDGLADSHAPEADALCTDIPGKLLMILTADCQAILFADPVKKVVAAAHAGWRGSVQNIAAATVETMVNRYACRPEDIRAGIGPSLGPCCAEFVNWKKELPSAFASFRSGGDLFDFWAITEKQLNDAGLKPDHISSLNACTRCDMRWFSYRREKNTGRLGAVIGLL from the coding sequence ATGATCAGGCCATACACCATTGATTGTCTTCATATACCCGGAGTGGTGCATGGTTTTTTTGACCGCAGCGGTGGTGTCAGTCTGCCGCCCGCAGACAGCCTCAACCTTGCCCATGGTGAGGACGGAGAAGAAGTTGTATCAGAGAACCGCCGGAGGGTGCTGGCTTTCTTTGGTGGCGATATGGATCTTGTCACCCTGCGGCAGGTGCATGGGAACCGGGTGATATGTGTTGGGGCAGGGGATGGGCGAAGGGACGGTCTTGCCGACTCCCACGCACCGGAAGCCGATGCCCTGTGTACAGATATTCCGGGTAAGCTCCTCATGATCCTCACCGCAGACTGTCAGGCCATTCTTTTTGCAGATCCTGTTAAAAAGGTGGTAGCTGCAGCCCATGCCGGATGGCGGGGAAGTGTGCAGAACATCGCTGCGGCCACAGTGGAAACCATGGTGAACCGTTATGCTTGCAGGCCGGAAGATATCCGTGCGGGTATCGGTCCATCCCTCGGGCCCTGCTGTGCGGAGTTTGTAAACTGGAAGAAGGAACTGCCTTCAGCCTTTGCATCCTTTCGCAGTGGGGGGGATCTTTTTGATTTTTGGGCCATCACTGAAAAACAGTTGAATGATGCGGGATTGAAGCCGGATCATATTTCCAGCCTGAATGCCTGTACCCGCTGCGACATGCGCTGGTTTTCCTATCGCAGGGAAAAAAATACGGGACGCCTTGGGGCTGTGATCGGGCTTTTGTAG
- the eno gene encoding phosphopyruvate hydratase, whose translation MTEIIDVRAREVLDSRGNPTVEADILLSDGAAGRAAVPSGASTGVREALELRDADASRYLGKGVRTAVNNVMELLAPEILGYDATDQVGLDRAMLECDGTENKSRMGANAILALSMAAARAGADSHGQPLYRYLGGIAANTLPTPMMNIINGGAHASNSLDIQEFMVIPVGASNVTDAVRMGAEIFHHLKSLLKKQGLNTAVGDEGGFAPDLESNEQAIALIMEAIEAAGYTPGKDVALALDVAASEFYKDGAYHLEGEGRVLSAAEMIDYYEDLLNRYPIVSIEDGLAEGDWENWAVMTRRLGGRVQLVGDDVFVTNPAILKKGIEDGIANAILIKLNQIGTVSETLEAIAMAKNAGYATVISHRSGETEDTFIADLAVGVNAGQIKTGSLSRSDRVAKYNQLIRIEEELGEAAVYAGNLFPAGE comes from the coding sequence ATGACGGAAATTATTGATGTTCGGGCCAGGGAAGTATTGGATTCCCGTGGGAATCCTACGGTGGAGGCGGATATCCTCCTGTCCGATGGAGCAGCAGGCCGGGCTGCCGTACCTTCAGGAGCTTCTACAGGGGTGCGTGAGGCTCTGGAGCTTCGGGATGCTGATGCTTCCCGCTATCTGGGTAAGGGGGTTCGTACGGCGGTGAACAATGTTATGGAACTGCTGGCCCCTGAAATTCTAGGCTATGATGCAACGGATCAGGTTGGACTGGACCGTGCCATGCTGGAGTGTGATGGAACGGAAAATAAATCACGCATGGGAGCCAATGCCATTTTAGCCCTTTCCATGGCTGCGGCCCGTGCCGGTGCCGATTCCCATGGTCAGCCTCTTTACCGTTATCTGGGCGGTATTGCAGCCAATACTCTGCCCACACCCATGATGAATATCATCAATGGTGGTGCCCATGCCAGCAACAGTCTTGATATTCAGGAATTCATGGTCATTCCCGTGGGGGCTTCCAATGTTACCGATGCCGTTCGCATGGGGGCAGAGATTTTCCACCATCTGAAAAGTCTTTTGAAAAAACAGGGTTTGAATACCGCTGTGGGCGATGAAGGCGGCTTTGCTCCGGATCTGGAGAGCAACGAGCAGGCCATTGCTTTAATTATGGAAGCTATTGAAGCGGCGGGTTATACCCCTGGCAAGGATGTGGCTCTGGCTCTGGATGTTGCAGCCAGTGAGTTTTATAAGGACGGTGCCTATCATCTGGAAGGAGAAGGTCGTGTTCTGTCTGCTGCAGAAATGATAGATTATTATGAAGATCTTCTGAACCGCTATCCCATCGTTTCCATTGAAGACGGCCTTGCGGAAGGGGACTGGGAAAACTGGGCTGTAATGACCCGTCGCCTTGGCGGTCGGGTGCAGCTGGTGGGGGATGATGTTTTTGTCACCAACCCGGCTATTCTGAAAAAAGGTATTGAAGATGGGATTGCCAATGCCATTCTGATCAAGCTCAATCAGATCGGTACGGTGAGTGAGACTCTGGAAGCCATTGCAATGGCAAAAAATGCAGGCTACGCTACGGTGATTTCCCACCGCTCAGGAGAGACGGAAGATACCTTCATTGCGGATCTGGCTGTGGGTGTTAATGCAGGCCAGATTAAGACAGGTTCCCTTTCCCGCAGCGATCGTGTTGCAAAATACAATCAGCTGATCCGTATTGAAGAAGAGCTGGGAGAGGCTGCTGTGTATGCAGGAAATCTTTTTCCTGCGGGTGAATAG
- a CDS encoding CTP synthase, translated as MGNHTTKYIFVTGGVVSSLGKGLASASIGALLESRGLRVTIQKLDPYINVDPGTMSPFQHGEVFVTDDGAETDLDLGHYERFISVRMNRFSNFTTGKIYNAVIQKERRGEYLGGTVQVIPHITDEIKESIRRIGRDVDVAIIEIGGTIGDIESLPFLEAIRQMRADEGKNNVVYIHLTLVPYIATAGELKTKPTQHSVKDLRAIGIQPDILLCRTDRLLSEDLKRKIGLYCNVSADCVITAKDVDCIYEVPIVYHHQRLDDKICDLLGIWARAPRLESWERIVHGFRNPESDVRIKIVGKYVDLADSYKSLNESLMHAGIANNAKIHFDFVDSETLTPENLPEKLSNGDGILVPGGFGKRGVEGKILAARYAREEKIPYFGICLGMQVAVIEYARNIAGLEKAHSTEFVPNTPDPVIHLITEWMNPRTGEKEYRDIRSEKGGTMRLGAYPCILKEETMAFAAYGNRDISERHRHRFEFNNAYRKALEDAGLVFSGVSPDGDLVEIVELEGHPWFVGCQFHPEFKSRPMDAHPLFRDFIAASLANKRSA; from the coding sequence ATGGGCAATCATACCACAAAGTATATTTTTGTTACGGGCGGTGTTGTTTCTTCACTTGGGAAGGGGCTGGCATCGGCATCCATAGGTGCTCTTCTGGAAAGCCGGGGCCTGCGTGTCACCATACAGAAGCTGGACCCCTATATTAACGTAGATCCCGGAACCATGAGTCCTTTCCAGCATGGAGAGGTTTTTGTTACCGATGACGGGGCGGAAACGGATCTGGATCTAGGGCATTATGAGCGTTTCATTTCCGTGCGTATGAACAGGTTCAGTAATTTTACCACAGGTAAGATTTACAATGCCGTAATACAGAAAGAACGGCGGGGGGAGTATCTCGGGGGGACGGTACAGGTGATTCCCCATATCACCGATGAGATTAAGGAAAGTATCCGTCGCATCGGCCGGGATGTAGATGTGGCCATTATTGAAATTGGTGGTACCATAGGGGATATAGAAAGTCTTCCTTTCCTTGAGGCCATTCGCCAGATGCGGGCCGATGAGGGAAAAAATAATGTAGTTTACATCCACCTGACTCTGGTGCCCTACATTGCCACTGCAGGAGAGCTGAAAACCAAGCCTACCCAGCACAGTGTCAAGGATCTTCGGGCCATAGGCATACAGCCGGATATCCTTTTGTGCCGGACAGACCGTCTTTTAAGCGAAGACCTGAAGCGCAAGATCGGGCTGTACTGTAACGTGAGTGCGGATTGCGTGATTACGGCCAAGGATGTGGACTGTATTTATGAGGTCCCCATAGTTTATCATCATCAGCGGCTGGATGATAAAATATGTGATCTTTTGGGTATCTGGGCAAGGGCGCCCCGCCTGGAGTCATGGGAGCGCATTGTTCATGGTTTCCGGAATCCGGAAAGCGATGTTCGTATAAAGATTGTTGGCAAGTATGTGGATCTGGCGGATTCGTATAAAAGTCTTAATGAGTCCCTGATGCATGCGGGTATAGCCAACAATGCAAAGATTCATTTTGATTTTGTGGATTCTGAAACCCTTACTCCGGAAAATCTGCCTGAAAAACTTAGCAATGGAGATGGTATTCTTGTTCCCGGTGGCTTTGGCAAGCGGGGTGTGGAAGGAAAGATTCTGGCTGCCCGCTATGCAAGGGAAGAAAAAATTCCTTATTTTGGAATATGCCTTGGAATGCAGGTGGCAGTGATTGAGTATGCCAGAAATATTGCGGGTCTGGAAAAGGCCCACAGTACTGAATTTGTTCCCAATACACCTGATCCTGTTATTCACCTGATTACAGAGTGGATGAATCCCCGTACAGGGGAAAAGGAATACAGGGATATCCGTTCGGAAAAGGGCGGGACTATGCGTCTTGGGGCATACCCCTGTATTCTTAAGGAAGAAACCATGGCCTTTGCAGCCTATGGAAACAGGGATATTTCTGAGCGGCACCGTCACCGCTTTGAATTTAATAATGCTTACCGCAAGGCTCTGGAGGATGCAGGGCTTGTCTTTTCAGGGGTGTCTCCGGATGGGGATCTTGTGGAAATTGTTGAACTGGAAGGGCATCCATGGTTTGTGGGATGTCAGTTCCATCCGGAATTCAAGTCCAGACCCATGGACGCCCATCCCTTATTCCGGGATTTTATTGCAGCATCCCTTGCCAATAAACGTTCGGCATGA
- a CDS encoding cupin domain-containing protein produces the protein MEKETLIKNIAFSEAIPLASLVDYEEGRVVSRTLAQKKGVGMTLFAFAKGEGISAHASTGDAFVYILDGDHAVITIDEKVLTLKAGESVVMPAGIPHALDAGEPFKMLLVVVKPE, from the coding sequence ATGGAAAAAGAAACCCTGATCAAAAATATCGCTTTTTCTGAAGCTATTCCCCTTGCTTCTCTGGTGGACTATGAGGAAGGGCGTGTGGTCAGCCGGACCCTTGCCCAGAAAAAGGGTGTCGGCATGACGCTGTTCGCTTTTGCCAAAGGAGAAGGCATCAGTGCCCATGCCTCCACAGGTGATGCCTTCGTCTATATTCTGGACGGGGATCATGCCGTGATTACCATTGATGAAAAGGTGCTCACCCTCAAGGCCGGGGAAAGTGTTGTTATGCCCGCAGGCATTCCCCATGCGCTGGATGCGGGAGAACCTTTTAAAATGTTGCTGGTTGTGGTGAAGCCGGAGTAG
- a CDS encoding DMT family transporter — protein MPWVFLSVAIFAEVCGTLALKASDGFTNLYPSIVVLLSYTIAFYCLSLTLRSIPVGIAYAVWAGAGVALIAILAWIFMGQKLDWAAIFGLSLIVAGVVVLNVFSKTVSHV, from the coding sequence ATGCCGTGGGTTTTTCTGTCCGTAGCTATTTTTGCTGAAGTTTGTGGCACTCTGGCGCTGAAGGCAAGCGATGGTTTTACCAATCTTTATCCCTCCATTGTTGTGCTGCTTAGTTATACCATTGCTTTTTACTGTCTGTCCCTGACCCTGCGAAGTATTCCTGTGGGAATTGCCTATGCTGTATGGGCCGGAGCCGGGGTGGCTCTGATTGCTATTCTTGCATGGATTTTTATGGGCCAGAAGCTGGACTGGGCTGCCATTTTTGGTTTAAGCCTTATTGTGGCAGGTGTGGTGGTGCTCAATGTGTTTTCTAAGACCGTTTCCCACGTTTGA